A single Pseudomonas sp. HN11 DNA region contains:
- a CDS encoding NmrA family NAD(P)-binding protein yields the protein MYTVMGVTGQVGAEVARNLLTANKRVRVVVRDAEKGKVWAAKGCEVAVADANDVSALTAAFTASTGVFVLLPPNFDPSEGFPETRYIIENLRSALETAKPEKVLCISTIGAQAPQQNLLTQLQILEQSFGTLDLPITFLRPAWFMENSLWDIEPAKSNGLIPSFLQPLDKPVPMIATADVGKVSAELLQENWFGKRIVELESEQQVTPNDIAATLSELLDKPVTMDVVPSDRWEALFHSQGMNNPHPRIRMLHGFNEGWIRFEGIPRKGRVGLKEVLAQLLSR from the coding sequence ATGTATACGGTAATGGGTGTTACAGGCCAAGTAGGCGCGGAAGTTGCCCGCAATCTTCTGACTGCGAATAAACGCGTCAGGGTCGTGGTACGTGACGCTGAAAAAGGCAAAGTTTGGGCTGCCAAAGGATGCGAGGTTGCGGTTGCAGACGCTAATGATGTGAGTGCGCTGACCGCCGCGTTCACTGCCAGTACTGGCGTATTCGTTCTGTTACCTCCCAACTTTGATCCTTCCGAAGGCTTTCCGGAAACACGCTACATCATCGAGAACCTGCGCTCAGCGCTGGAAACAGCGAAACCTGAGAAGGTGTTGTGCATCTCGACGATTGGCGCCCAAGCACCTCAGCAGAATTTGCTGACCCAGTTGCAAATCCTAGAACAGAGTTTTGGTACGTTGGACTTGCCGATCACCTTCTTGCGTCCAGCCTGGTTCATGGAAAACAGTCTCTGGGATATCGAGCCCGCCAAGAGCAACGGCCTGATTCCAAGCTTCCTTCAGCCATTGGATAAGCCAGTTCCTATGATCGCGACTGCTGACGTGGGCAAAGTAAGCGCTGAGTTGCTGCAGGAAAACTGGTTCGGCAAACGAATCGTGGAGCTGGAATCTGAGCAACAGGTTACGCCTAATGACATCGCTGCGACGTTATCAGAGCTGCTGGATAAGCCGGTAACAATGGATGTGGTGCCCAGCGATAGGTGGGAAGCACTGTTCCACTCTCAAGGGATGAACAACCCTCATCCACGTATTCGGATGCTCCACGGTTTCAATGAAGGCTGGATTCGCTTCGAAGGTATCCCTCGCAAGGGACGCGTTGGATTGAAAGAAGTTCTGGCGCAGCTTCTCTCCCGCTGA
- a CDS encoding LysR family transcriptional regulator — translation MNLRTLRVFVEVVRQGGFSQAAEVVSLTQSSVSKAVKTLEDELGTPLLNRLGHRNELTAAGEIAYRRALVLLAERNDLVAEINDLCGLKRGVLRIGLPPVGCGVLFATMFATYRSRYPDIDIELTEYGSKRLRECLEAGEVDLAALLLPVDEDFDYQPVRNEPLMAVLPISHPLAHLERIDFTHLADSPFILFEAGFALNAKILAACERKGVAPKVTARSGQIDFIIDLVAAGLGVAFVPRMLAYKHQHAGIALIPLDEPHTDWHIALAWRASAHLPPAALAWLKLAREHAVSTDYPV, via the coding sequence ATGAACCTGAGAACATTGCGCGTCTTTGTCGAAGTGGTGCGCCAAGGTGGTTTCTCCCAGGCCGCCGAGGTGGTGTCCTTGACTCAATCCAGCGTAAGCAAGGCGGTCAAGACCCTGGAAGACGAACTGGGCACGCCGTTGCTCAATCGCCTGGGCCACCGTAACGAACTCACCGCCGCCGGTGAAATTGCCTACCGCCGGGCCTTGGTGCTGCTCGCCGAGCGCAACGATCTGGTGGCCGAGATCAACGACCTGTGCGGCCTCAAGCGCGGCGTACTGCGCATCGGCCTGCCGCCGGTGGGTTGCGGCGTGCTGTTCGCGACGATGTTCGCCACCTACCGCAGCCGCTACCCGGACATCGACATCGAACTCACCGAGTACGGCAGCAAACGCCTCCGCGAGTGCCTGGAAGCGGGGGAGGTGGACCTTGCCGCGCTGTTGCTGCCGGTGGACGAAGACTTTGATTACCAGCCCGTGCGCAATGAGCCGCTGATGGCCGTGCTGCCCATCAGCCATCCGCTGGCTCACCTTGAGCGGATCGACTTCACCCACCTGGCCGATTCGCCGTTCATCCTGTTCGAAGCGGGCTTCGCCTTGAACGCCAAGATCCTCGCCGCCTGCGAGCGCAAAGGCGTCGCCCCCAAGGTGACAGCCCGCAGCGGGCAGATCGACTTCATCATCGACCTGGTCGCTGCCGGCTTGGGCGTGGCCTTTGTGCCTCGCATGCTGGCGTACAAACATCAACACGCTGGCATCGCCCTGATTCCCTTGGATGAACCCCACACCGACTGGCACATCGCCCTGGCCTGGCGCGCCAGCGCTCACCTGCCACCGGCCGCTTTGGCGTGGCTGAAGTTGGCCAGGGAGCACGCGGTTTCAACCGATTATCCGGTTTAA
- the lldD gene encoding FMN-dependent L-lactate dehydrogenase LldD: MIISSASDYRAAAKRKLPRFLFDYIDGGAYAEHTLRANSSDLAEISLRQRILRNVDNLSLKTTVFGQELDMPVILSPVGLTGMYARRGEVQAAKAAAIKGIPFCLSTVSVCPIEEVASQSVQAIWFQLYVLKDRGFMRNALERAQAAGVTTLVFTVDMPTPGARYRDAHSGMSGPFAAQRRMLQAVTKPQWAFDVGLMGRPHDLGNISKYLGKPTHLEDYIGWLANNFDASISWKDLEWIRDFWKGPMIIKGILDPQDAKDAVSFGADGIVVSNHGGRQLDGVLSTAKALPPIAEAVGEDLTVLVDSGIRSGLDVVRMLALGARACLLGRATAYALAADGQHGVENLLDIFAKEMRVAMTLTGVSSIAQIDRTTLV, from the coding sequence ATGATCATCTCGTCCGCCTCCGATTACCGCGCAGCCGCCAAGCGCAAGCTACCGCGCTTCCTGTTCGACTACATCGATGGCGGTGCCTACGCCGAACACACGCTGCGCGCCAACAGTTCGGACCTGGCCGAGATCAGCCTGCGCCAGCGCATCCTGCGCAATGTGGACAACCTGAGCTTGAAGACGACGGTGTTTGGCCAGGAACTCGACATGCCAGTCATCCTCAGCCCGGTAGGCCTCACCGGCATGTACGCGCGACGCGGCGAAGTGCAGGCGGCCAAGGCGGCGGCGATCAAGGGCATTCCGTTCTGCCTGTCGACAGTGTCGGTATGCCCGATTGAAGAAGTGGCGTCGCAAAGCGTGCAGGCAATCTGGTTCCAGCTGTATGTGCTCAAGGACCGTGGCTTCATGCGCAACGCGCTGGAGCGGGCCCAGGCGGCCGGCGTCACGACCTTGGTGTTTACCGTGGATATGCCGACACCTGGCGCGCGTTACCGCGACGCACACTCGGGGATGTCCGGGCCGTTCGCGGCGCAGCGGCGCATGCTGCAAGCCGTCACCAAGCCGCAATGGGCGTTTGATGTGGGGTTGATGGGCCGCCCCCACGACCTGGGCAATATCTCCAAGTACCTGGGCAAACCCACTCACTTGGAAGACTACATCGGTTGGCTGGCGAACAATTTCGACGCGTCCATCAGCTGGAAAGACCTCGAATGGATCCGCGACTTCTGGAAAGGCCCGATGATCATCAAAGGCATCCTCGACCCCCAGGATGCCAAGGATGCGGTGAGCTTCGGTGCCGATGGCATCGTGGTCTCGAACCATGGCGGCCGCCAGTTGGATGGCGTGCTGTCCACCGCCAAAGCACTGCCCCCGATTGCCGAAGCCGTGGGCGAGGACCTCACGGTGCTGGTGGACTCCGGCATCCGTTCCGGGCTGGACGTGGTGCGCATGCTCGCCCTGGGCGCCAGGGCCTGCCTGCTGGGGCGCGCCACCGCCTATGCGCTGGCCGCCGACGGCCAGCACGGTGTGGAAAATCTGCTGGACATCTTCGCCAAGGAAATGCGCGTGGCGATGACCTTGACCGGCGTCAGCTCCATCGCGCAGATCGACCGCACCACCCTGGTCTAG
- a CDS encoding GGDEF domain-containing protein, translating into MKTPTQTNAIDFDSAKLQRLGFGQPSLLPRRPTTLAQLRQQLGLQLQTSLEPERILGVFFREIQRLVPLDALQYRHQASDLRLEFGHRGHHSVSYALSHEGEHLGELIFRRNQRLVEEELGQLESLLTSLLYPMRNALLYRAATRSALRDPLTETGNRIAMDQTLQREIDMARRHLNPLSLLMLDIDHFKAINDTYGHAAGDKVLRAVAGAIKSQLRNVDMVFRFGGEEFLILLSNTGRDAAKMVGERLRQAAQAQDYWADGTRIELTVSLGCSTLLAAESAESLLRRADSALYVAKREGRNRLAMAG; encoded by the coding sequence ATGAAAACACCTACCCAGACCAACGCAATTGACTTTGACAGTGCCAAATTGCAACGCCTGGGGTTTGGTCAACCATCCCTCCTCCCTCGCCGTCCCACCACCCTCGCCCAACTTCGCCAGCAACTGGGCCTACAACTGCAAACCAGCCTGGAACCGGAGCGTATCCTCGGTGTGTTCTTCCGTGAGATCCAGCGACTGGTGCCTTTGGATGCCTTGCAGTACCGCCACCAAGCCAGCGATTTGCGCCTGGAGTTCGGCCATCGCGGCCACCATTCGGTGAGCTACGCCCTGAGCCATGAAGGCGAGCATTTGGGTGAATTGATCTTTCGCCGCAATCAACGTCTGGTGGAAGAAGAGCTTGGCCAGCTTGAATCACTGCTGACCAGCCTGCTCTACCCGATGCGTAACGCCCTGCTCTACCGCGCCGCCACCCGTAGCGCCCTGCGCGACCCATTGACCGAAACCGGTAACCGCATCGCCATGGACCAGACCCTGCAACGGGAAATCGACATGGCGCGCCGGCACCTCAACCCGCTGTCCTTGCTGATGCTGGACATCGATCACTTCAAGGCCATCAACGACACCTACGGTCACGCCGCTGGCGATAAGGTGCTACGCGCCGTCGCCGGGGCGATCAAGAGCCAGTTGCGCAATGTGGACATGGTGTTCCGGTTTGGCGGGGAAGAGTTTCTGATCCTGCTGTCCAACACTGGCCGCGATGCGGCGAAAATGGTCGGTGAGCGCCTGCGCCAAGCAGCGCAGGCCCAGGATTACTGGGCGGATGGCACACGGATCGAATTGACGGTAAGCCTGGGTTGCTCGACCTTGCTGGCCGCCGAGTCTGCCGAAAGCCTGCTGCGCCGGGCCGACAGCGCCTTGTACGTGGCCAAGCGCGAAGGCCGCAACCGCCTGGCAATGGCGGGGTAA
- a CDS encoding TenA family transcriptional regulator — MEASSYPAWTQKLILDCSESKRRVVEHELYQRMRDNTLSAKTMRHYLIGGWPVVEQFALYMAQNLTKTKFARHPGEDMARRWLMRNIRVELNHADYWVHWARAHGVSLEELQAQNVPPELHALSHWCWHTSSADSLIVAIAATNYAIEGATGEWSAVVCSTGVYAAAFPEEDRKRAMKWLKMHAQYDDAHPWEALEIICTLAGMNPTKELQTELRQAVCKSYDYMYLFLESCMRLEKEKAPAVVHERQARVASEA; from the coding sequence ATGGAAGCCTCAAGTTACCCCGCCTGGACGCAGAAACTGATCCTGGACTGTAGCGAGAGCAAGCGCCGCGTTGTCGAACACGAACTGTATCAGCGCATGCGCGACAACACGCTCAGCGCCAAGACCATGCGCCACTATCTGATCGGTGGCTGGCCTGTGGTGGAGCAGTTTGCCTTGTACATGGCACAGAACCTCACCAAAACCAAATTTGCCCGTCATCCTGGGGAGGATATGGCGCGCCGTTGGCTGATGCGCAATATACGTGTGGAACTCAACCACGCCGATTATTGGGTGCATTGGGCGCGTGCCCACGGCGTCAGTCTGGAGGAGTTGCAGGCCCAGAACGTGCCGCCGGAATTGCACGCGTTGAGCCATTGGTGCTGGCACACCAGTTCCGCCGATTCGCTGATCGTGGCCATCGCCGCGACCAACTACGCGATCGAAGGGGCGACCGGAGAATGGTCCGCCGTGGTGTGTTCTACCGGCGTCTATGCGGCGGCCTTTCCCGAGGAAGACCGCAAGCGTGCGATGAAATGGCTGAAGATGCACGCGCAGTACGATGATGCACATCCATGGGAAGCGCTGGAAATCATCTGCACACTGGCCGGGATGAACCCGACCAAGGAACTGCAGACCGAGCTGCGCCAAGCCGTATGCAAGAGCTACGACTACATGTACCTGTTCCTGGAAAGCTGCATGCGCCTGGAGAAAGAAAAAGCCCCAGCCGTGGTGCATGAGCGTCAGGCGCGGGTCGCCAGCGAAGCCTGA
- a CDS encoding EAL domain-containing protein, producing the protein MKQKRTLGTPKLLGIVWPFIAVVLFQALLGCVSLFMLSAVRGYVAGESLWSKGQKDAIYYLTLYADNRDETTYVKYQQAIAVPQGGHELRVALDRSTPDLDAARLGILKGGNHPDDVSSLIWLYLNFRHFSYLEKAIELWTVGDGYLVQLDDLAREMHDAINRDHVSANDVRQWKAHITAINEGVTPAAKAFSDALGEGSRMILRLLLITNLATALGLIVLALLRTHKLLAQRHAFADALQQEKERAQITLESIGDGVITTDVDGAITYMNPAAEALTHWNSAQAQGLPLAALFNLLDDNAQPDGFTLIEHIVKGQLSGGSEHSKTIQRLDGSTVSVTLVGAPIRSAGKVTGAVLVLHDMTQERQYIANLSWQATHDALTGLANRREFEFRLEQVLHPTAQRQDGRHALMFLDLDQFKLVNDTCGHAAGDELLRHICALLQSDLREGDTLARLGGDEFGILLENCPAAVAEKIAESLRHTVQSLHFVWKGRPFMTTVSIGLVHLGNTPTTLETSLRTADMACYMAKEKGRNRVQVYHADDSELSLRFGEMAWVQRLHMALEENRFCLYAQEISPLGHTDGGDGHIEILLRLHDEAGRIILPDSFIPAAERYGLMTSLDRWVVENVFKIISRCLHERPDRPMAMCAINLSGITIGDDDFLGFLREKFRTYNIPPRMICFEITETSAIANLGSAIRFINELKALGCHFSLDDFCAGMSSFAYLKHLPVDFLKIDGSFVKDMLDDPINRAMVEVINHIGHVMGKRTIAEFVETPQIEQALLEIGVDYAQGYLIERPQLFTFDSLQCRPVRPQPLLFKAPGTFR; encoded by the coding sequence ATGAAGCAAAAGCGGACTCTCGGAACGCCAAAGCTGTTGGGCATCGTATGGCCTTTCATCGCCGTGGTGCTGTTTCAGGCATTGCTGGGCTGTGTCAGTCTCTTCATGCTGTCAGCGGTGCGCGGCTACGTAGCTGGCGAGAGCCTGTGGTCCAAGGGCCAGAAAGATGCCATCTATTACCTGACGCTCTACGCCGACAACCGTGACGAAACCACTTACGTCAAATACCAGCAGGCCATCGCCGTGCCCCAGGGCGGGCATGAGCTGCGGGTTGCCCTGGACCGTTCCACCCCTGACCTGGACGCTGCACGCCTGGGCATCCTCAAGGGCGGCAACCATCCGGATGACGTCTCCAGCCTGATTTGGCTGTACCTTAATTTTCGCCATTTCAGCTACCTGGAAAAAGCCATCGAGCTGTGGACTGTCGGCGACGGCTACCTGGTGCAACTGGATGACCTGGCTCGGGAGATGCACGATGCGATCAACCGCGACCATGTCAGTGCCAACGATGTGCGGCAATGGAAGGCGCACATCACCGCTATCAACGAGGGCGTGACGCCAGCTGCCAAGGCCTTCAGCGACGCGCTGGGCGAAGGCTCGCGGATGATCTTGCGGCTGCTGCTGATCACCAACCTGGCCACGGCCCTGGGCTTGATCGTGCTGGCGCTGCTGCGGACCCATAAGTTGCTTGCCCAACGCCATGCATTTGCCGACGCCCTGCAGCAAGAGAAAGAGCGCGCGCAGATTACCCTGGAATCGATTGGCGATGGCGTGATCACCACCGACGTCGACGGCGCTATTACTTACATGAACCCGGCAGCCGAAGCGCTGACTCACTGGAATTCAGCCCAGGCCCAGGGATTGCCCTTGGCGGCGTTGTTCAATTTGCTGGATGACAATGCCCAGCCCGACGGCTTTACCTTGATTGAACATATTGTCAAGGGCCAGCTCAGCGGTGGCAGTGAGCATTCGAAGACGATCCAGCGCCTGGATGGCAGCACGGTCTCCGTCACCCTGGTGGGCGCGCCGATCCGCAGCGCCGGCAAAGTCACGGGGGCGGTGCTGGTGTTGCATGACATGACCCAGGAACGTCAGTACATCGCCAACCTGTCCTGGCAGGCGACCCACGACGCCCTGACCGGTCTGGCCAATCGCCGTGAGTTCGAATTCCGCCTGGAACAGGTGCTGCACCCCACGGCTCAGCGGCAGGATGGGCGGCATGCGTTGATGTTCCTCGACCTGGACCAGTTCAAGTTGGTCAACGACACCTGCGGCCATGCGGCTGGTGATGAGCTGCTGCGGCATATCTGCGCGCTGCTGCAATCGGACCTGCGCGAAGGCGACACCCTGGCACGCCTGGGCGGCGATGAGTTCGGCATCCTGCTGGAAAACTGCCCGGCGGCGGTGGCCGAAAAAATCGCTGAAAGCCTGCGTCATACCGTGCAAAGCCTGCACTTTGTGTGGAAGGGACGGCCGTTCATGACCACCGTCAGCATCGGTCTGGTGCACTTGGGAAACACTCCCACCACCCTGGAAACCTCACTGCGCACCGCCGACATGGCGTGTTACATGGCCAAGGAAAAGGGCCGCAACCGTGTGCAGGTGTATCACGCCGACGATTCGGAACTGTCCCTGCGCTTTGGCGAAATGGCCTGGGTGCAGCGCCTTCACATGGCCCTGGAAGAGAACCGGTTCTGCCTGTACGCCCAGGAAATTTCACCGTTGGGGCACACCGACGGTGGCGATGGGCACATTGAGATCCTGCTGCGCCTGCACGACGAGGCCGGCCGTATCATCCTGCCCGACAGTTTTATTCCGGCTGCCGAGCGCTACGGTTTGATGACGTCCCTGGACCGCTGGGTAGTGGAGAATGTGTTCAAGATCATCAGTCGCTGCCTGCATGAACGTCCGGATCGACCCATGGCCATGTGTGCGATCAATCTGTCAGGCATAACGATTGGTGATGATGACTTTCTCGGGTTTTTACGTGAGAAGTTTCGTACATACAATATTCCGCCCAGAATGATCTGTTTTGAAATTACAGAAACCAGCGCTATTGCAAATTTAGGCAGTGCAATCCGCTTTATTAATGAACTCAAAGCCTTAGGCTGTCATTTCTCGCTGGATGACTTTTGTGCAGGCATGTCCTCATTCGCCTATCTTAAACATTTACCTGTAGACTTCCTGAAGATCGATGGAAGTTTCGTAAAGGATATGCTGGACGACCCGATTAACCGCGCGATGGTCGAAGTGATCAACCACATCGGCCACGTCATGGGTAAGCGCACAATTGCAGAGTTTGTCGAGACACCGCAAATCGAACAGGCGTTACTCGAAATTGGTGTGGATTACGCTCAGGGCTACCTGATTGAACGGCCGCAATTGTTTACCTTTGATAGCTTGCAGTGTCGACCTGTGCGGCCGCAGCCTCTGTTATTCAAGGCGCCCGGCACATTCCGCTGA
- a CDS encoding ABC transporter ATP-binding protein, with translation MHEPAQRTDRLTWAEIRRLALRHKKSLWIANGVAVLATLCSVPIPLLLPLLVDEVLLGRGDAALKVMNHALPLGWQKAAGYIGLMLLVTLFLRCGALVFNVVQARLFARLAKDIVYRIRVRLIERLKRISLGEYESLGSGTVTTHLVTDLDTLDKFVGETLSRFLVAMLTLVGTSAILVWMHWQLAMLILLFNPLVIYATVQLGKRVKHLKKLENDSTSRFTQALTETLDAIQEVRAGNRQGFFLGRLGQRAQEVRDYAIHSQWKTDASSRASGLLFQFGIDIFRAAAMLTVLFSDLSIGQMLAVFSYLWFMISPVEQLLNLQYAYYAAGGALTRINELLARADEPQYAGGEDPFVGQETVGIEVRGLNFGYGEERVLNQLNLTIAPGEKVAIVGASGGGKSTLVQLLLGLYTPQAGSIRFGGAAQQQIGLETIRENVAVVLQHPALFNDTVRANLTMGRERSDQACWQALEIAQLEATVKALPKGLDSVVGRSGVRFSGGQRQRLAIARMVLAEPKVVILDEATSALDAATEYNLHQALARFLSGRTTLIIAHRLSAVKQADRVLVFDGGHIAEDGDHQQLIADGGLYAKLYGHLQQVR, from the coding sequence GTGCATGAACCCGCCCAGCGCACCGATCGCCTGACCTGGGCGGAAATTCGCCGACTGGCCCTGCGTCACAAGAAATCCCTGTGGATCGCCAATGGCGTCGCCGTACTGGCGACCTTGTGCAGCGTACCGATTCCCTTGCTGTTGCCCCTTTTGGTAGACGAAGTCCTGCTGGGCCGCGGCGACGCCGCCCTCAAAGTCATGAACCACGCGTTGCCGCTGGGCTGGCAGAAGGCCGCCGGTTATATCGGCCTGATGCTGTTGGTGACCCTGTTCCTGCGTTGCGGCGCCCTGGTGTTCAACGTGGTGCAGGCGCGGTTGTTCGCGCGGCTGGCCAAGGACATCGTGTACCGCATCCGCGTGCGGCTGATCGAGCGGCTCAAACGCATCTCCCTGGGCGAGTACGAAAGCCTGGGCAGTGGCACGGTCACCACGCACTTGGTCACCGACCTGGACACCCTGGACAAATTTGTCGGCGAAACCCTCAGCCGGTTCTTGGTGGCGATGCTCACCCTGGTCGGTACCTCGGCGATCCTGGTGTGGATGCATTGGCAACTGGCGATGTTGATCCTGCTGTTCAACCCGCTGGTGATCTACGCCACGGTGCAGTTGGGCAAGCGCGTCAAACACCTGAAAAAGCTGGAAAACGACAGCACATCGCGTTTTACCCAGGCGCTGACCGAGACCTTGGATGCTATCCAGGAAGTGCGCGCCGGCAACCGCCAGGGCTTTTTCCTCGGGCGCCTGGGCCAGCGCGCCCAGGAAGTGCGTGACTACGCGATCCATTCCCAGTGGAAGACCGATGCCTCCAGTCGCGCCAGCGGTTTGCTGTTCCAGTTCGGTATCGACATCTTCCGCGCAGCGGCCATGCTGACCGTGCTGTTCTCCGACCTCTCCATCGGCCAGATGCTCGCGGTGTTCAGCTACCTGTGGTTCATGATCAGCCCGGTTGAACAACTGCTGAACCTGCAATACGCCTATTACGCGGCGGGCGGGGCGCTGACGCGAATCAACGAGTTGCTGGCGCGTGCCGACGAGCCGCAGTATGCCGGGGGCGAGGACCCATTCGTCGGGCAGGAAACTGTCGGGATCGAAGTGCGTGGCCTCAATTTCGGCTATGGCGAAGAGCGGGTGCTCAATCAATTGAACCTGACCATCGCGCCCGGTGAAAAGGTGGCAATCGTCGGTGCCAGCGGTGGTGGCAAAAGTACTTTGGTGCAACTGCTGCTCGGCCTGTACACGCCCCAGGCCGGCAGTATCCGTTTTGGCGGTGCCGCCCAGCAGCAAATCGGTCTGGAGACTATCCGAGAGAACGTCGCCGTGGTACTGCAACATCCGGCCCTGTTCAACGACACGGTGCGGGCCAACCTGACCATGGGCCGCGAGCGCAGCGACCAGGCGTGCTGGCAGGCACTGGAAATCGCCCAGCTTGAGGCTACCGTTAAGGCGTTGCCGAAGGGATTGGACAGTGTAGTGGGGCGTTCCGGCGTGCGATTTTCCGGCGGGCAGCGCCAGCGTCTGGCGATTGCGCGGATGGTGTTGGCCGAGCCGAAGGTGGTGATCCTCGACGAAGCGACTTCCGCCCTGGACGCCGCCACTGAGTACAACCTGCACCAGGCACTGGCGCGATTTCTCAGTGGCCGTACTACACTGATTATCGCCCACCGCCTGTCGGCGGTTAAGCAAGCTGATCGAGTATTAGTGTTCGACGGCGGTCACATTGCTGAGGACGGGGATCATCAGCAACTGATTGCCGATGGCGGCTTGTACGCCAAACTCTACGGGCACTTGCAACAAGTACGTTGA
- a CDS encoding DsbA family protein, giving the protein MCSWCWGFAPVAEALVEQAQAAGVELHLVVGGLRTGSGAALEPTTRRYILEHWQAVTDATGQPFKREGALPDGFVYDTEPACRAIVTARSLAPDCAWTLLGLIQRAFYVEGRDVTLASVLVELAEQAGIPRIEFAGAFDRAEQHAATAADFTWVQDLGIAGFPTLLAERNGQLALLTNGYQPLSELSPLLSRWLERAACA; this is encoded by the coding sequence ATGTGTTCCTGGTGCTGGGGCTTTGCCCCGGTGGCCGAGGCGTTGGTGGAACAGGCCCAGGCGGCCGGCGTGGAGCTGCACCTGGTGGTGGGCGGCTTGCGCACCGGCAGTGGCGCAGCGCTGGAGCCGACAACTCGGCGCTACATTCTCGAGCACTGGCAGGCGGTTACCGACGCCACCGGCCAGCCGTTCAAGCGCGAAGGCGCGTTGCCTGACGGTTTTGTGTATGACACCGAGCCGGCCTGCCGCGCCATCGTCACTGCCCGTAGCCTGGCGCCGGATTGTGCCTGGACACTGCTCGGGCTGATCCAGCGCGCGTTTTATGTCGAGGGCCGCGACGTGACTCTCGCCAGCGTGCTGGTGGAACTGGCCGAGCAGGCGGGCATCCCGCGTATCGAGTTTGCTGGCGCCTTTGACCGGGCCGAGCAACACGCGGCCACGGCTGCCGATTTCACCTGGGTGCAGGACTTGGGTATCGCCGGTTTTCCTACGCTGCTGGCCGAGCGCAATGGTCAGCTGGCGTTGCTGACCAACGGTTACCAGCCGCTGTCCGAGCTGTCGCCTTTATTGAGTCGATGGCTGGAGCGAGCCGCCTGTGCATGA
- the trhO gene encoding oxygen-dependent tRNA uridine(34) hydroxylase TrhO: MTQPIVVAALYKFVTLEDYVALREPLLQAMVDNGIKGTLLIAEEGINGTVSGSREGIDGLMAWLKKDPRMVDIDHKESYCDDQPFYRTKVKLKKEIVTLGVEGVDPNKKVGTYVDPQDWNALISDPEVLLIDTRNDYEVSIGTFEGAIDPKTTSFREFPDYIKANFDPAKHKKVAMFCTGGIRCEKASSYMLSEGFDEVYHLKGGILKYLEEVPQAETKWQGDCFVFDNRVTVRHDLSEGDYDQCHACRTPVSVEDRASEHYVAGISCPHCWDKLPEKTRRSAIDRQKQIELAKARNMPHPIGFNYKQTPSEA; the protein is encoded by the coding sequence ATGACTCAACCGATCGTCGTGGCGGCACTGTACAAGTTCGTCACCCTCGAAGATTACGTCGCCCTGCGCGAGCCATTGCTGCAGGCGATGGTCGACAACGGCATCAAAGGCACCTTGCTGATCGCCGAAGAAGGTATCAACGGCACCGTTTCCGGCAGCCGCGAAGGCATTGATGGCCTGATGGCCTGGCTGAAGAAAGACCCGCGCATGGTCGACATCGACCACAAAGAATCCTACTGCGACGACCAGCCGTTCTACCGCACCAAGGTCAAGCTCAAGAAAGAGATCGTGACTCTGGGCGTCGAGGGCGTCGACCCGAACAAGAAAGTCGGCACCTATGTAGACCCGCAGGACTGGAATGCGCTGATCAGCGATCCGGAAGTGCTGCTGATCGACACCCGTAACGACTACGAAGTGTCCATCGGTACCTTTGAAGGCGCGATCGACCCGAAAACCACCAGTTTTCGCGAATTTCCCGACTACATCAAGGCCAACTTCGATCCGGCCAAGCACAAGAAAGTCGCCATGTTCTGCACCGGCGGCATTCGCTGCGAGAAGGCGTCGAGCTACATGCTCAGCGAAGGGTTCGATGAGGTCTACCACCTCAAGGGTGGCATCCTGAAGTACCTCGAAGAGGTACCCCAGGCAGAAACCAAATGGCAGGGCGACTGCTTTGTTTTCGATAATCGCGTGACCGTGCGCCACGACTTGAGCGAAGGCGACTACGATCAATGTCATGCCTGCCGCACACCCGTCAGCGTCGAAGACCGCGCCTCCGAGCACTATGTAGCTGGCATCAGCTGCCCGCATTGCTGGGATAAGCTGCCGGAGAAGACCCGTCGCAGCGCAATCGACCGACAAAAGCAGATCGAGTTGGCCAAGGCCCGCAACATGCCGCACCCGATTGGCTTCAACTACAAGCAAACTCCTTCCGAGGCCTGA
- a CDS encoding BolA family protein yields MTMQQRIETALAALGTDHLSVLDESHMHSRGLQTHFKAVLVSPQFEGLNRVKRHQKVYACLGDLMSEFHALALHTYTPEEWAKIDAAPASPTCAGGH; encoded by the coding sequence ATGACCATGCAACAGCGTATCGAAACGGCGCTTGCCGCTCTGGGCACCGACCACCTGAGCGTGCTGGATGAAAGCCATATGCACAGCCGTGGGTTGCAGACCCACTTCAAGGCCGTGCTGGTCAGCCCGCAGTTCGAGGGGCTCAACCGCGTCAAGCGCCACCAGAAGGTCTATGCCTGCCTGGGTGACCTGATGAGCGAGTTTCATGCGCTGGCGCTGCATACCTACACGCCTGAGGAATGGGCGAAAATCGACGCAGCCCCGGCTTCGCCGACCTGCGCTGGAGGGCATTGA